A single genomic interval of Deltaproteobacteria bacterium harbors:
- the nadA gene encoding quinolinate synthase NadA has protein sequence MNINDEILKEKKRLNAVIVAHYYQEAAIQDLADCVGDSLALAQYCEKTKADTIVFCGVKFMAETAKILNPGKKVLLPDLEAGCSLADSCQPAAFAYFKKKLNNPYVVMYINSSPEIKALSDLICTSSNALKMIQSIPADREILFGPDRHLGRYLIQKTGREMKLWQGVCIVHETFNEKKLLQLKLQNPDAEVIAHPECEKVILDQANYIGSTKALLDYTQKSSSKKFIVLTESGIIHQMQKASPDKIFLEGPNDSGCACNECPYMRLNTLEKLLACMNNETPEILMKEELRQRAYLPLKRMLEWS, from the coding sequence ATGAATATCAACGACGAAATCCTGAAAGAGAAAAAAAGACTAAACGCCGTGATCGTCGCCCATTATTACCAGGAGGCGGCTATCCAAGACTTGGCGGACTGTGTGGGCGATTCTTTGGCCTTGGCCCAATATTGCGAAAAAACGAAGGCCGACACCATTGTTTTTTGTGGCGTAAAGTTCATGGCCGAAACGGCGAAGATTCTGAATCCCGGCAAAAAAGTATTGCTCCCCGATTTGGAGGCCGGCTGCTCTTTAGCGGATAGCTGCCAACCCGCCGCATTTGCCTACTTCAAAAAGAAACTGAACAATCCCTATGTGGTGATGTATATCAATTCCTCTCCGGAAATTAAGGCCCTCTCCGATTTGATCTGCACCTCCAGCAACGCGCTCAAGATGATTCAATCCATCCCCGCAGATCGCGAAATCCTCTTTGGACCCGACCGTCACCTGGGCCGCTATCTCATCCAAAAAACCGGACGTGAGATGAAGCTCTGGCAAGGCGTCTGCATCGTACATGAAACTTTTAATGAAAAAAAATTGCTGCAGTTAAAATTGCAAAACCCCGATGCCGAGGTGATTGCCCATCCTGAATGTGAAAAGGTGATTTTGGATCAGGCGAACTATATTGGGTCTACCAAGGCCCTGCTCGATTACACCCAGAAGAGTTCATCCAAAAAATTCATCGTACTGACGGAATCGGGAATTATTCACCAGATGCAGAAAGCTTCTCCGGATAAAATATTTCTGGAAGGCCCGAATGATTCCGGCTGTGCCTGCAACGAATGTCCCTACATGCGACTCAACACTTTGGAAAAATTATTGGCCTGCATGAATAATGAAACACCGGAGATTTTGATGAAAG